The Candidatus Binataceae bacterium genome includes a region encoding these proteins:
- the aceE gene encoding pyruvate dehydrogenase (acetyl-transferring), homodimeric type — protein sequence MTAIQDTDPEETREWLDSLEAVIDAEGVDRAHYLLEQLITAARLRGTYLPYNANTPYLNTIPPERQPHYPGDREIERRISSTIRWNALAMVVRANKEGSELGGHIASFQSAATLYDIGFGHFWRAPTENHGGDIVYVQGHSSPGIYARAFVEGHLTEEQVLNFRREVDGRGLSSYPHPWLMPEFWQFPTVSMGLGPITAIYQARFMKYLEGRGLGQMGDRKVWAFMGDGEMDEPESLGAISLAAREKLDNLIFVVNCNLQRLDGPVRGNGKIIQELEADFRGAGWNVIKVIWGSNWDALLARDKLGLLRKRMEECVDGEYQAFKSRDGAYVRKEFFAKYPELLEMVSGMTDDEVWQLRRGGHDPLKVYAAYAAAVNHRDQPTVILAKTIKGYGMGAAGEGMNITHQQKKMGLEELKAFRDRFKIPVADDQIAEVPLHRLDENGVEFQYLRERRKTLGGSLPQRRRKSAPLPVPPLSAFESQLASTGDREVSTTMSFVRILSALLRDKNIGNRVVPIVPDESRTFGMEGMFRQLGIFSQVGQLYKPEDAGQLMFYREYQHGQILQEGITEAGAMSSWIAAATSYSTHNLPMIPFFIFYSMFGFQRVGDLAWAAGDSRCRGFLLGGTSGRTTLNGEGLQHADGHSHVLASVIPNCIAYDPTFAYELAVIIHDGLRRMLAEQEDVFYYITLMNENYVHPAMPEGVEDGILKGMYPLINSSANGKGPRVQLLGSGTILREAIAAADLLRDDFGVAADVWSVPSFTQLRRDGIDVERWNMLHPTEPQRLSYVETCLADHPGPVVAATDYIRTFADQIRPYIPRRYRVLGTDGFGRSDYRARLRSFFEIDRYYITVAALRSLADDEEIPASRVAAAIKKYEIDPEKPNPATV from the coding sequence ATGACAGCGATTCAGGACACTGACCCGGAAGAAACCCGCGAATGGCTGGATTCGCTGGAGGCCGTGATCGACGCTGAAGGCGTCGATCGCGCGCATTATCTGCTCGAACAGCTCATCACGGCGGCGCGCCTGCGCGGCACCTACCTGCCCTACAACGCCAACACACCATACTTGAACACCATCCCGCCCGAGCGCCAGCCGCACTATCCCGGCGACCGCGAAATCGAGCGGCGCATCAGCTCGACGATCCGCTGGAACGCGCTCGCGATGGTGGTGCGCGCCAACAAGGAGGGCTCCGAGCTCGGCGGCCACATCGCGAGCTTCCAATCCGCGGCTACGCTCTATGACATCGGCTTCGGTCATTTCTGGCGCGCGCCGACCGAAAATCACGGCGGCGACATCGTCTACGTCCAGGGCCATTCGTCCCCGGGAATCTACGCGCGCGCGTTCGTCGAAGGCCATCTCACCGAAGAGCAGGTGCTCAACTTCCGGCGCGAGGTCGACGGCCGCGGGCTTTCGTCCTACCCGCATCCGTGGCTGATGCCTGAGTTCTGGCAGTTTCCGACGGTGTCGATGGGTCTCGGGCCGATCACGGCGATCTACCAGGCGCGCTTCATGAAGTATCTCGAGGGGCGCGGCCTCGGCCAGATGGGCGATCGCAAGGTCTGGGCCTTCATGGGCGATGGCGAGATGGACGAGCCCGAATCGCTCGGCGCAATTTCGCTCGCCGCGCGCGAAAAGCTCGACAACCTGATCTTCGTCGTCAACTGCAACCTGCAGCGGCTCGACGGCCCGGTGCGCGGCAATGGCAAGATCATCCAGGAGCTCGAGGCCGACTTCCGCGGCGCCGGATGGAACGTGATCAAAGTCATCTGGGGCAGCAACTGGGACGCTCTGCTCGCGCGCGACAAGCTCGGACTTTTGCGCAAGCGCATGGAGGAATGCGTCGACGGCGAATACCAGGCCTTCAAGTCGCGCGACGGCGCTTACGTGCGCAAGGAGTTCTTTGCCAAGTATCCCGAGTTGCTCGAGATGGTTTCCGGCATGACCGACGACGAAGTCTGGCAACTGCGCCGCGGCGGCCACGACCCGCTCAAGGTTTACGCCGCGTACGCCGCCGCGGTTAACCATCGCGACCAGCCCACCGTCATCCTCGCCAAGACCATCAAGGGTTACGGGATGGGCGCCGCGGGCGAGGGGATGAACATCACCCATCAGCAGAAGAAGATGGGACTCGAGGAGCTCAAGGCCTTTCGCGATCGCTTCAAGATCCCGGTGGCTGACGATCAGATCGCCGAGGTGCCGCTGCATCGGCTGGACGAAAACGGCGTCGAATTCCAGTATCTGCGCGAGCGCCGCAAGACGCTGGGCGGCAGCCTGCCGCAGCGCCGGCGCAAGTCGGCGCCGCTACCGGTTCCGCCGCTTTCCGCGTTCGAATCGCAGCTCGCGAGCACCGGCGACCGCGAAGTCTCGACCACGATGTCCTTCGTGCGGATTCTCTCCGCGCTGCTGCGCGACAAGAACATCGGCAACCGCGTGGTGCCGATCGTTCCCGACGAATCGCGCACCTTCGGCATGGAGGGGATGTTCCGTCAGCTCGGAATTTTTTCGCAGGTCGGCCAGCTCTACAAACCCGAGGACGCCGGCCAGTTGATGTTCTATCGCGAATACCAGCACGGCCAGATCCTGCAGGAGGGAATTACCGAGGCCGGCGCGATGTCGTCGTGGATCGCCGCCGCGACCTCATACAGCACCCACAACCTGCCGATGATCCCCTTCTTCATCTTCTATTCGATGTTCGGATTCCAGCGCGTGGGCGATCTCGCATGGGCCGCGGGCGATTCGCGATGCCGCGGCTTTCTGCTCGGCGGAACTTCCGGACGCACCACGCTCAACGGCGAAGGCCTCCAGCACGCCGACGGCCACAGCCACGTGCTGGCCTCGGTCATACCCAATTGCATCGCCTACGACCCGACCTTCGCATACGAGCTCGCGGTGATCATCCACGATGGCCTGCGGCGGATGCTGGCGGAACAGGAGGACGTCTTCTATTACATCACGCTGATGAACGAGAACTACGTTCATCCGGCGATGCCCGAGGGCGTGGAGGACGGTATCCTCAAGGGCATGTATCCGCTAATCAACAGCAGCGCCAACGGCAAGGGGCCGCGCGTCCAGCTGCTGGGCTCGGGAACCATCCTGCGCGAGGCCATCGCGGCGGCCGACCTGCTGCGCGACGACTTCGGCGTCGCCGCCGACGTCTGGAGCGTGCCGAGCTTCACCCAGCTAAGGCGCGACGGGATCGACGTCGAGCGCTGGAACATGCTGCATCCTACCGAGCCGCAGCGGCTCAGCTACGTCGAAACCTGCCTCGCCGACCATCCCGGACCGGTGGTCGCGGCGACTGACTATATCCGCACCTTTGCCGATCAGATTCGCCCGTACATTCCCCGACGCTACCGCGTCCTGGGCACCGACGGTTTCGGCCGCAGCGACTATCGTGCGCGCCTGCGCAGCTTCTTCGAGATCGATCGCTACTACATCACCGTCGCCGCGCTGCGCTCGCTCGCCGACGACGAAGAAATACCCGCTTCCCGGGTCGCCGCTGCGATCAAGAAATACGAAATCGATCCGGAAAAGCCGAATCCGGCAACGGTGTGA
- a CDS encoding dihydrolipoyllysine-residue acetyltransferase has translation MGPLIDIKIPDIGEFKDVEVIEVMVKPGDPVRVDDSLITIESDKASMEVPSTEAGIVKEIRVKVGDKVSEGSPIVVIETAPAPDGKAAESAGKSPDGKAAESAGKSAAPNGKAAPPAEASSASTSAPAAAAAPAPAPPPSAPGAVAAQDGSSSAPAALTLAVSPEGESGHKPHASPAVRKFARELGVDLGSVKGTGLKGRIFRGDVQNFVKSALAAPPRAGGLGGALDLAPWPKVDFARFGEIETRSLSRIRRLSKANLARNWAMIPHVTQFDEADVTDLEALRHELGEAHARDGVRITMLAFVLKALVRALAEYPEFNSSLDGENLILRKYFHFGFAADTPEGLVVPVVRDVDKKGVLQIARETAALAQAAREGKLKMADIQGGCFTVSSLGGIGGTAFTPIINAPEVAILGLSRLATKPVWRDGAFVPRLMLPFSLSYDHRVIDGALAARFVTYLSAILADMRRALL, from the coding sequence ATGGGCCCGCTGATCGATATCAAGATTCCCGACATCGGCGAATTCAAGGACGTCGAGGTCATCGAGGTGATGGTCAAGCCGGGCGATCCGGTGCGCGTCGACGACTCGCTCATCACGATCGAATCCGACAAGGCCTCGATGGAGGTGCCGTCCACCGAGGCCGGCATCGTCAAGGAAATCAGGGTCAAGGTCGGCGACAAGGTTTCCGAAGGATCGCCCATCGTCGTGATCGAGACCGCGCCGGCCCCCGATGGCAAGGCCGCGGAATCCGCCGGCAAGTCCCCCGATGGCAAGGCTGCGGAATCCGCCGGCAAGTCTGCAGCTCCCAACGGCAAAGCGGCGCCGCCAGCCGAGGCAAGTTCTGCATCGACCTCGGCGCCTGCGGCCGCGGCGGCTCCAGCACCCGCGCCACCGCCATCCGCCCCGGGCGCCGTAGCCGCGCAAGACGGCTCCTCGAGCGCTCCCGCGGCATTAACGCTGGCCGTATCGCCTGAGGGCGAATCCGGGCACAAGCCGCACGCGAGCCCGGCCGTGCGCAAATTCGCGCGCGAACTCGGAGTCGACCTGGGCAGCGTCAAAGGCACCGGATTGAAGGGCCGGATCTTTCGCGGCGACGTGCAGAACTTCGTCAAAAGCGCGCTCGCCGCGCCCCCGCGCGCGGGCGGGCTGGGCGGGGCGCTCGATCTGGCGCCATGGCCGAAGGTTGACTTCGCCAGATTCGGCGAGATCGAGACCCGCTCGCTCTCGCGCATCCGCCGCCTCTCGAAAGCCAATCTCGCGCGCAACTGGGCGATGATTCCTCACGTCACCCAGTTCGACGAGGCCGACGTGACTGACCTCGAGGCGCTCCGCCACGAACTCGGCGAGGCGCACGCCAGGGACGGCGTTCGCATCACGATGCTCGCCTTCGTGCTCAAAGCGCTGGTCCGCGCCCTGGCCGAGTATCCGGAATTCAACTCGTCGCTCGACGGCGAGAACCTCATCCTCAGGAAGTATTTCCATTTCGGCTTTGCCGCCGACACGCCAGAAGGCCTCGTGGTGCCGGTGGTCCGCGACGTCGATAAGAAAGGCGTGCTGCAGATTGCGCGCGAGACCGCTGCGCTCGCGCAGGCCGCGCGCGAGGGCAAGCTCAAGATGGCCGACATCCAGGGCGGATGCTTTACCGTGTCCAGCCTCGGAGGAATCGGCGGAACCGCGTTCACGCCGATTATCAACGCGCCCGAAGTGGCTATTCTCGGGCTATCGCGCCTGGCGACCAAGCCGGTATGGCGCGACGGCGCTTTCGTGCCGCGCCTGATGCTGCCGTTCTCGCTCTCCTACGACCATCGCGTGATCGACGGCGCGCTGGCCGCGCGCTTCGTCACCTACCTGAGCGCGATCCTCGCCGACATGCGCCGCGCTCTGCTCTAG
- a CDS encoding alpha/beta fold hydrolase → MSLITELPMYWLDGAVRALDGRRRGLSDHYPLSEDPPGVTPYEVVYEGGKVRLRRYAAQGRAHRTPLVFVYALIKRPFILDIYPGRSVMENLTRQGFDVYMVEWIPPSRADSWRGFDAYVNQDLGDTVHAVRNLTGAPKVSMLGYCFGGLLTLLYAALHPDEVKNLITLTTPFDTAVQGNPLYNLENRFSGQTVDLITSVYGNCPAWFIRGLFTATAVVHHAIDKYVGLYRNKEKEDYAEFFDLFEQWMSGDVPLAGRIFREMSREIFQKNLLKQGEFSVGGERVELANIVCPLLNAIGELDDVVFPASSLPLVDFVGSEDKRNLTFPAGHIGMIVSGAAQKHFWPEVGAWLAERD, encoded by the coding sequence ATGTCGTTGATAACCGAACTTCCGATGTACTGGCTGGACGGCGCCGTGCGCGCGCTTGACGGCAGACGCCGCGGTTTGAGCGACCATTATCCGCTCAGCGAGGATCCGCCAGGAGTGACGCCCTACGAGGTCGTTTACGAAGGCGGGAAGGTCAGGCTCAGACGCTACGCGGCGCAGGGCAGGGCGCATCGCACGCCGCTCGTCTTCGTTTATGCGCTGATCAAGCGGCCCTTCATCCTCGACATCTATCCGGGGCGCAGCGTCATGGAGAACCTGACGCGCCAGGGCTTCGACGTTTACATGGTCGAATGGATTCCGCCGTCGCGCGCCGACAGCTGGCGCGGCTTCGATGCCTATGTGAACCAGGACCTGGGCGATACCGTGCACGCGGTAAGGAATCTGACCGGTGCGCCGAAAGTCAGCATGCTCGGCTACTGTTTCGGCGGGCTGCTGACGCTGCTGTACGCGGCGCTCCATCCCGACGAGGTCAAAAACCTGATTACGCTGACTACTCCCTTCGACACCGCGGTCCAGGGTAATCCGCTCTACAACCTCGAGAACCGCTTCAGCGGGCAGACGGTCGATCTGATCACGTCCGTTTACGGCAACTGCCCCGCATGGTTCATCAGAGGACTGTTTACCGCGACCGCCGTGGTCCATCACGCGATCGACAAGTACGTCGGGCTCTACCGCAACAAGGAGAAGGAAGACTACGCGGAGTTCTTCGATCTGTTCGAGCAGTGGATGTCCGGGGACGTCCCGCTTGCCGGGCGGATTTTCCGCGAGATGTCGCGGGAGATTTTTCAGAAGAACCTGCTCAAGCAGGGCGAGTTCAGCGTCGGCGGCGAGCGCGTCGAATTGGCGAACATCGTTTGCCCGCTGCTCAACGCGATCGGCGAGCTTGACGACGTGGTATTTCCCGCCTCCAGCCTGCCGCTCGTCGATTTCGTCGGCAGCGAAGACAAGCGCAACCTGACCTTCCCCGCGGGACATATCGGGATGATAGTCAGCGGTGCGGCGCAGAAACACTTCTGGCCCGAGGTCGGCGCCTGGCTCGCGGAGCGCGACTGA